In the genome of Christensenella timonensis, one region contains:
- the cls gene encoding cardiolipin synthase, with product MKKILSFFTSRLFIVFALIGIQALIIISIFYYFDDESQTLQTIFFVLSLFMALYIVNKRQNASYKLAWIIPVLVLPLLGILLYIFFSQRKLSKKMRLKAKGIYEKTNCLLQQDTGVMQRLEEENRGALRQADYIRRCNMFPVWEKTQTQYFPSGEAFFEQLKAELEKAERYIFMEYFIVQKGVMWDSILDILKRKAEAGVDVRFMYDDMGCARTLPFQYYKKLREMGIKCVVFNTLKPELSSIFNNRDHRKITVIDGHTAFCGGANLADEYINEIEKFGHWKDASVMLKGQAAWSFAMMFLQSWDFMVGGDNDCSAFLPEQKYAQAFRTDGFVQPYCNDPMDDEYISENVYLNMITRAEKYLYINTPYLILDNELMAALTNAAKSGVDVRITTPHIPDKKMVFLLTRAYYEQLLEAGVRIYEYTPGFIHSKTFVCDDKLSIVGTINLDYRSLFLHYECGVWMYGAQAVMQVKQDYLDTMPLCEEVDYEQVRRRKWYIRLMQAVLRVFAPLM from the coding sequence ATGAAGAAAATTTTGAGCTTTTTTACCAGCCGGCTGTTCATCGTATTTGCCCTGATCGGCATCCAGGCGCTTATTATCATCAGTATCTTCTATTATTTTGACGATGAATCGCAGACGCTGCAAACCATCTTTTTTGTATTGAGCCTGTTCATGGCGCTTTATATCGTGAACAAGCGCCAGAACGCATCGTATAAGCTGGCGTGGATTATCCCTGTGCTGGTACTGCCGCTGTTGGGCATTTTACTGTATATCTTTTTCAGCCAGCGCAAACTCTCGAAAAAAATGCGCCTCAAGGCAAAGGGCATCTATGAAAAGACAAATTGCCTGTTGCAGCAGGATACTGGCGTCATGCAGCGGTTGGAAGAGGAAAACCGGGGCGCGCTGAGGCAGGCTGATTATATCCGCCGCTGTAACATGTTTCCGGTGTGGGAGAAAACGCAGACACAATATTTTCCGAGCGGGGAAGCGTTTTTTGAGCAGTTGAAGGCAGAGCTTGAAAAAGCAGAACGCTATATTTTTATGGAATATTTCATTGTGCAGAAGGGCGTGATGTGGGACAGCATCCTCGATATCCTGAAGCGCAAAGCGGAAGCGGGGGTCGACGTGCGGTTTATGTACGACGACATGGGGTGCGCGCGCACGCTGCCGTTCCAGTATTATAAAAAGCTGCGGGAGATGGGGATCAAGTGTGTGGTATTCAACACCTTAAAGCCCGAGCTTTCCTCCATTTTCAATAACCGCGACCATAGGAAAATCACGGTAATCGACGGCCATACGGCCTTTTGCGGGGGTGCAAACCTCGCGGACGAATATATCAATGAAATCGAAAAATTCGGACACTGGAAAGACGCGTCCGTGATGCTGAAAGGGCAGGCGGCTTGGTCGTTTGCCATGATGTTTTTGCAGTCATGGGATTTTATGGTCGGCGGCGACAACGATTGCAGCGCGTTTTTGCCGGAGCAAAAGTATGCGCAGGCGTTCCGGACGGATGGCTTCGTACAGCCGTACTGCAACGACCCGATGGACGACGAATATATCAGTGAAAATGTTTATCTCAATATGATCACGCGGGCGGAGAAATACCTGTATATCAATACGCCGTACCTGATTTTAGACAATGAGCTGATGGCGGCGCTCACCAATGCTGCAAAGAGCGGCGTTGACGTCCGCATCACGACGCCGCACATCCCGGATAAAAAGATGGTGTTTTTGTTGACGCGCGCCTATTATGAACAGCTTTTGGAGGCGGGGGTGCGTATTTACGAATATACGCCCGGTTTTATCCATTCCAAAACCTTTGTATGCGACGACAAGCTTTCGATCGTGGGGACGATCAACCTCGACTACCGGAGCCTGTTTTTACACTACGAGTGCGGCGTATGGATGTACGGGGCACAGGCTGTGATGCAGGTGAAGCAAGATTATCTGGATACGATGCCCCTGTGCGAGGAAGTCGATTATGAACAGGTGCGCAGGCGGAAATGGTATATCCGGCTGATGCAGGCGGTGCTGCGCGTGTTTGCGCCGCTTATGTAG
- the pyrB gene encoding aspartate carbamoyltransferase, whose amino-acid sequence MKHLLDPMDITTEEIDELLDLADEIIKNPEKYREVCRYKKLATLFFEPSTRTRLSFEAAMHELGGDVIGFAGADNSSASKGESVADTVRTVECYADIIAMRHPKEGAAMVASQNVDIPIINAGDGGHQHPTQTLTDLLTIRSLKGRLNNLTIGLCGDLKFGRTVHSLIRALSRYKNIKFVLISPMELKVPRYVKEDVLKNNENVTYVQYERLEEIISELDILYMTRVQRERFFNEEDYIRLRDSYILDTDKMKKAKDDMIVMHPLPRVNEISVEVDKDPRAAYFKQAKFGKYVRMALIMTMLGVNA is encoded by the coding sequence ATGAAACATTTACTGGATCCAATGGACATTACGACAGAAGAGATCGACGAGCTGCTCGACCTGGCGGACGAGATCATCAAGAATCCGGAAAAGTACAGGGAAGTGTGCCGGTATAAGAAGCTGGCTACACTTTTTTTTGAGCCTTCTACAAGGACGCGCTTAAGCTTTGAGGCGGCGATGCATGAATTGGGCGGGGACGTGATCGGTTTTGCGGGCGCGGATAACAGCTCGGCTTCAAAGGGGGAAAGCGTAGCGGACACCGTACGTACGGTGGAATGTTATGCGGACATCATCGCGATGCGCCACCCAAAGGAAGGGGCCGCGATGGTGGCTTCACAAAACGTCGATATCCCGATTATCAATGCGGGTGACGGCGGCCACCAACACCCTACACAGACCCTGACCGACCTGCTGACGATCCGCTCTTTGAAGGGGCGGCTTAATAACCTGACGATCGGCCTGTGCGGGGATTTGAAGTTTGGACGCACGGTACATTCGCTGATCCGTGCGCTGTCGCGCTATAAGAATATCAAATTTGTGCTCATCTCGCCGATGGAACTGAAGGTGCCGCGCTATGTAAAGGAAGACGTGCTGAAAAACAATGAGAACGTCACCTATGTACAGTATGAGCGCCTGGAAGAGATTATATCAGAACTCGATATCCTTTATATGACGCGTGTACAGCGTGAACGCTTCTTTAACGAAGAAGACTATATTCGTTTGCGCGACAGCTACATCCTCGATACGGACAAGATGAAAAAGGCAAAGGACGACATGATCGTCATGCACCCGCTGCCAAGGGTCAACGAAATCTCGGTGGAGGTGGACAAGGATCCGCGCGCCGCGTATTTCAAGCAAGCGAAGTTTGGCAAGTATGTCCGTATGGCTCTGATCATGACGATGTTGGGGGTAAATGCGTAA
- a CDS encoding aspartate carbamoyltransferase regulatory subunit, protein MLSIDSVERGVVIDHIEAGKAMSIYNYLGLDKLDCAVAIIKNVKSNRMGKKDIIKIENEIETDLEMLGFIDPNITVNIIDGGKIIKKMNLTLPERVVNIVKCKNPRCITAVEQELPHVFKLTDKERGVYRCAYCEQQAER, encoded by the coding sequence ATGTTAAGTATCGATAGTGTGGAAAGAGGCGTGGTCATAGATCATATCGAGGCCGGAAAAGCCATGAGCATCTATAACTATTTGGGATTGGATAAGCTCGACTGTGCCGTGGCGATCATCAAGAACGTCAAGAGCAACCGTATGGGCAAGAAGGATATCATCAAGATCGAGAACGAGATCGAGACCGACCTTGAGATGCTCGGCTTCATCGACCCGAATATCACGGTCAACATCATCGATGGCGGGAAGATCATCAAAAAGATGAATTTAACGCTGCCCGAGCGCGTCGTCAATATCGTAAAATGCAAGAACCCGCGCTGTATTACGGCGGTCGAACAGGAATTGCCACACGTTTTTAAGCTGACGGACAAGGAGCGCGGCGTATACCGCTGCGCATACTGCGAGCAGCAGGCGGAGAGATAA
- the argF gene encoding ornithine carbamoyltransferase, which yields MKHLLKMSDLSKDEIISILDLADQLKDENKKGIKHPILAGKTLGMIFQKSSTRTRVSFEVGMYQLGGYPLFLSSNDLQIGRGEPVEDTARVLSRYLDGIMIRTYAQKEVEDLAEYGSIPIINGLTDYAHPCQVLADLMTIREYKKSFDGLKMAYIGDGNNMANSLIVGGLTVGMEVACAIPKDYRPDPQVLEFAQGNPKFSISDDIYAAAKDADVLFTDVWASMGHEAQVEARKKAFAGIQINGDVMAAARPDAMVQHCLPAHREEEITTDVFEAHAREIFDEAENRMHAQKAVMVKLMGN from the coding sequence ATGAAGCATTTACTGAAAATGAGCGATCTTTCAAAGGACGAGATCATCTCGATCCTGGACCTTGCGGATCAGCTTAAGGACGAAAATAAAAAAGGGATCAAGCATCCTATCCTTGCGGGAAAAACACTGGGCATGATCTTCCAGAAATCGTCAACGCGCACGCGCGTATCTTTTGAGGTGGGGATGTACCAGCTCGGCGGATATCCGTTGTTCCTGTCGTCAAACGATTTGCAGATCGGCAGGGGCGAGCCGGTGGAGGATACGGCACGTGTTTTGTCGCGGTATTTGGATGGAATCATGATCCGTACCTATGCGCAAAAAGAGGTGGAAGACCTGGCGGAATACGGCAGCATCCCGATCATCAACGGGCTGACGGACTATGCGCACCCGTGCCAGGTGCTGGCAGACCTGATGACGATCCGCGAATACAAAAAGAGTTTTGACGGCCTTAAGATGGCGTACATCGGCGATGGGAACAATATGGCGAATTCTCTGATCGTGGGCGGGCTTACGGTCGGGATGGAGGTTGCCTGCGCGATCCCCAAGGATTATCGGCCCGATCCGCAGGTGCTGGAGTTTGCGCAGGGAAATCCGAAGTTTTCTATCTCGGACGATATTTATGCCGCGGCTAAGGATGCGGACGTATTGTTTACGGACGTATGGGCATCTATGGGCCACGAGGCGCAGGTGGAAGCGCGGAAAAAGGCCTTTGCGGGAATACAGATCAACGGCGATGTCATGGCGGCCGCGCGGCCGGACGCGATGGTGCAACACTGCCTGCCCGCGCACAGGGAAGAGGAAATCACCACGGATGTATTCGAGGCGCACGCACGGGAGATTTTCGATGAAGCGGAAAACCGTATGCATGCGCAGAAAGCCGTTATGGTCAAGCTGATGGGCAACTAA
- a CDS encoding deoxyguanosinetriphosphate triphosphohydrolase family protein, with protein sequence MDGKKKYLELDPAVRQAVYDDLKRKQDELCPYATRDQYCLRRAKENFRVQRPNFAKDCERILYCRYFNRYADKTQVFSLYKNDDITRRILHVQLVSRIARNIGRMLNLNLDLIEAISLGHDLGHTPFGHAGERFLSAIYKENTGRYFNHNVHSARILDKVLSLNLSLQVLNGILCHNGEKVSGEYRPNPYTSKDAEGMFLEFDRQMEECYTDEAATGSLVPATLEGCVVRLSDVIAYLGKDRQDAQILKIGVHEPFSENNVLGSTNSDFINNIITNVVSNSYGKPYIKLDEEYADALAYEKQVNFKRIYELQDKNEPYPTIRKMFEQVYEKLLEDFVDNNERSPIYRHHINHVFSGFSRAAALKEQYLKEEPNQVVVDYIASMTDDYFMDLYEYLFPGQQHLSYQSYFSSRNEK encoded by the coding sequence ATGGATGGCAAGAAAAAATATCTGGAACTGGATCCTGCGGTCAGGCAGGCGGTCTACGACGACCTTAAAAGGAAGCAGGACGAATTGTGCCCGTATGCAACGCGGGACCAGTATTGCCTGCGGCGTGCAAAGGAAAACTTCCGCGTACAGCGGCCCAATTTTGCCAAAGATTGCGAGCGCATCCTTTACTGCCGCTATTTTAACCGTTATGCGGACAAGACGCAGGTGTTCTCCCTTTATAAAAACGATGATATCACGCGCCGCATTTTGCATGTGCAGCTCGTTTCGCGCATTGCGCGCAATATTGGACGGATGCTCAATTTGAACCTTGACCTGATCGAGGCGATCTCGCTCGGGCACGACCTTGGGCATACGCCGTTCGGGCATGCGGGAGAGCGCTTTTTATCGGCGATCTACAAAGAAAATACGGGCCGGTATTTTAACCATAACGTGCACAGCGCACGGATTTTGGACAAGGTACTTTCGCTGAACTTAAGTTTACAGGTCTTAAACGGGATACTGTGCCACAATGGGGAAAAGGTGAGCGGGGAATATCGTCCGAACCCGTATACATCCAAGGACGCAGAAGGAATGTTTTTGGAGTTTGACCGCCAGATGGAGGAATGTTATACGGATGAAGCGGCGACGGGCTCGCTCGTGCCGGCGACGCTGGAAGGCTGTGTGGTACGGCTGTCGGACGTGATCGCATACCTTGGAAAAGACAGGCAGGACGCGCAGATCCTTAAGATCGGCGTACATGAACCGTTTTCTGAAAACAATGTATTGGGCTCCACCAATTCGGATTTTATCAATAACATCATCACCAATGTAGTATCCAATAGTTATGGGAAGCCATATATCAAGCTGGATGAGGAATATGCGGATGCGCTTGCATATGAAAAACAGGTGAATTTCAAGCGGATCTATGAGCTGCAGGACAAAAACGAGCCTTATCCGACGATCCGCAAGATGTTTGAGCAGGTGTACGAAAAGCTACTGGAGGATTTTGTAGACAACAATGAGCGTTCGCCGATCTACCGCCACCATATCAACCATGTTTTCAGCGGTTTTTCGCGGGCGGCGGCGCTGAAGGAACAATATTTGAAAGAAGAACCGAACCAGGTGGTCGTGGATTATATCGCAAGTATGACGGACGATTATTTTATGGATCTGTATGAATACCTGTTTCCGGGACAGCAGCACCTGAGTTATCAATCTTATTTTTCTTCCAGAAATGAGAAATAG
- a CDS encoding desulfoferrodoxin — protein MKEKANFYRCELCGNIVGLIKDGGGQLVCCGKPMVKLVPNTVDAAQEKHVPVYERDGNQLKVQIGSVEHPMTEEHYIEWIAVETPKLMQRHVLEPGEAPRAEFTVDSDDIEVFAYCNLHGLWKG, from the coding sequence ATGAAAGAAAAAGCGAATTTCTACAGATGCGAGCTGTGTGGTAATATTGTCGGACTCATCAAGGACGGTGGCGGCCAGCTGGTTTGCTGTGGGAAACCGATGGTGAAGCTCGTTCCTAACACTGTGGATGCGGCACAGGAAAAGCACGTTCCCGTTTATGAGAGGGATGGCAATCAATTAAAGGTACAGATCGGAAGCGTAGAGCATCCGATGACGGAAGAACATTATATTGAATGGATCGCGGTGGAAACACCTAAGCTGATGCAGCGGCACGTACTGGAGCCGGGCGAAGCGCCGAGGGCGGAATTCACTGTGGACAGCGACGACATCGAAGTATTTGCTTACTGCAACCTGCATGGTTTGTGGAAAGGCTGA
- a CDS encoding DUF6512 family protein, which yields MNYLSRDRDRYLLRYEIIGAIVVCILAPVFHFLFAWSGNNHFVGIFAAVNESVWEHTKIVYFPFLFYTIAEYFIVKPDFSRFFAAKTISMSLILLLMITFFYTYSGMFGIESLDVDIVFTFVLTILVFYISYRLYRSGRDFGSLFILIIILFAAILVMELAFTAMPPHIPLFQDSESGIFGFPVS from the coding sequence ATGAATTACCTGTCGCGTGACCGCGACCGCTATCTTTTGCGGTATGAGATCATCGGAGCCATCGTCGTATGCATCCTTGCCCCTGTCTTTCATTTTCTGTTCGCATGGTCGGGCAACAACCACTTCGTAGGGATTTTTGCCGCCGTCAACGAAAGCGTCTGGGAACATACCAAAATCGTTTATTTTCCATTTCTATTTTATACCATTGCCGAATATTTTATTGTAAAGCCTGATTTCAGCCGTTTCTTTGCCGCAAAAACGATCTCTATGTCGCTGATCCTGCTTTTGATGATCACGTTCTTTTACACCTATTCCGGCATGTTCGGCATAGAGTCGCTGGACGTGGATATTGTCTTTACCTTTGTACTGACGATCCTCGTATTTTATATTTCCTACCGGCTCTATCGTTCCGGCCGCGATTTCGGCAGCCTCTTTATCCTGATCATCATATTGTTTGCCGCCATCCTGGTCATGGAGCTGGCGTTCACCGCTATGCCGCCGCACATCCCGCTGTTCCAGGATTCGGAGTCCGGTATATTCGGCTTCCCCGTTTCATAA
- a CDS encoding homocysteine S-methyltransferase family protein — MGKLAEKCRDGVLLYDGSKGVMLQQRGLSGGQSAEEWNLLEPDKVRDVYMSYIDAGSDVIQTNTFCGNGPQLSSHGLEEKLYEINYEGAKLALSCAKGREVMVAASLGPTGLFFEPAGEMKFETAVEYFKQQLLPLKEAGIGIVNFETFTDLSEMRAGVVAAQELGGFEIVANMTYENGYTMSGNTPDVCAAVLSALGATLVGANCSGGPESLLGPVKAMGEIAPMLCVKPNAGLPEMEDGVAVFRQKPQDFAQMAQGFIDCGVRLLGGCCGSSEKHIAALRKAIDEASIPTVREEKPQRLASAYMSLVWNKDTRIAEMDICTDAVVSGIRGGDYYCLMDAIPADEAEADVVALDFRSMDFDFDMWSFVSTLSMFVKKPVIVKAENEELITAFLRCYAGRAGVADQQAAGYGALLV, encoded by the coding sequence ATGGGAAAACTGGCTGAAAAGTGTAGGGATGGCGTTTTATTGTACGATGGCTCCAAGGGCGTGATGCTCCAGCAAAGGGGACTTTCGGGCGGGCAGAGCGCGGAGGAATGGAACCTACTTGAACCGGATAAGGTGCGCGACGTATATATGAGCTATATCGACGCGGGATCGGATGTGATCCAGACAAATACATTTTGCGGCAACGGGCCGCAGCTTTCGTCGCACGGCCTGGAAGAAAAGCTGTATGAGATCAACTATGAAGGCGCGAAACTGGCGCTTTCGTGCGCTAAGGGCAGGGAAGTAATGGTGGCCGCGTCGCTTGGGCCGACCGGTTTGTTTTTCGAGCCGGCTGGGGAGATGAAATTTGAGACTGCGGTAGAGTATTTCAAACAACAGCTGCTGCCTTTGAAGGAGGCGGGAATCGGTATCGTCAACTTTGAAACGTTCACAGATTTAAGCGAAATGCGGGCGGGCGTTGTGGCGGCACAGGAACTCGGCGGATTTGAGATTGTTGCAAACATGACATATGAAAACGGCTATACGATGTCGGGAAATACGCCGGACGTATGCGCTGCCGTCTTGAGCGCGTTGGGAGCGACGCTGGTCGGGGCGAATTGCTCCGGCGGCCCTGAAAGCCTGCTGGGGCCTGTAAAGGCAATGGGAGAGATCGCGCCGATGCTGTGCGTAAAGCCAAATGCCGGATTGCCGGAAATGGAAGACGGCGTTGCGGTCTTTCGGCAAAAGCCGCAGGATTTTGCACAGATGGCGCAGGGGTTTATCGATTGCGGCGTGCGGCTTTTAGGCGGCTGCTGCGGCAGTAGTGAAAAGCATATCGCGGCCTTGAGAAAAGCGATCGACGAGGCAAGCATACCCACTGTGCGGGAGGAAAAGCCGCAGAGGCTGGCATCCGCCTATATGAGCTTGGTGTGGAACAAAGATACACGTATCGCTGAAATGGACATATGCACGGATGCGGTGGTATCGGGAATCCGGGGAGGGGATTATTACTGCCTGATGGACGCTATTCCCGCAGATGAAGCGGAAGCGGACGTTGTGGCGTTAGATTTTCGCAGTATGGATTTTGATTTCGATATGTGGAGTTTTGTATCCACGCTTTCCATGTTCGTCAAAAAGCCGGTGATCGTCAAGGCGGAAAACGAGGAACTTATAACCGCATTTTTGCGCTGTTATGCGGGACGCGCGGGCGTTGCGGATCAGCAGGCGGCAGGCTATGGAGCGCTGCTGGTATAA
- a CDS encoding SDR family NAD(P)-dependent oxidoreductase encodes MKRLEGKTALITGGNSGVGEATAILFAREGANVIITARREKQLKVVAAKIQAEGGLALAICGDVSRPEDSVMLVAKAVETFGRLDILVNNAGVRDKCLMPVDKVADSEIDRVVDINTKGTIYCIRAALKEMLKNKKGSIINVASSAAINGGGGSAYVTSKAAVLGITKHTAMRCAKSGVRCNALCPSSIKTPMASTAGEVMDSDMMGAIEAHSDLTLPICSAEDVANSILFLASDEAAPITGQCIALDYGSNL; translated from the coding sequence ATGAAACGACTTGAAGGGAAAACGGCGCTCATCACAGGCGGTAATTCCGGAGTGGGGGAAGCCACGGCAATTTTGTTTGCGCGGGAGGGAGCTAACGTAATCATTACGGCGCGCCGCGAAAAACAATTGAAGGTAGTGGCTGCAAAAATCCAGGCGGAAGGCGGCTTAGCGCTGGCAATATGCGGGGATGTCTCCAGGCCGGAGGACAGCGTGATGCTGGTAGCCAAGGCGGTGGAAACATTTGGGAGACTGGATATCCTGGTGAATAATGCGGGAGTCAGAGACAAGTGCCTCATGCCTGTGGACAAAGTGGCCGATAGCGAGATCGACCGCGTCGTAGATATCAATACCAAAGGGACTATATATTGTATTCGCGCAGCGCTCAAAGAGATGTTAAAGAACAAGAAAGGTTCCATTATTAATGTGGCGAGCAGCGCTGCCATCAACGGTGGGGGCGGATCCGCCTATGTGACATCCAAGGCAGCTGTTCTGGGGATCACCAAACATACAGCGATGCGATGCGCAAAGAGCGGCGTGCGCTGCAACGCGCTTTGCCCCAGCTCGATTAAGACCCCCATGGCTTCAACGGCCGGAGAGGTTATGGATTCGGATATGATGGGAGCTATAGAGGCTCACTCGGATCTGACTCTTCCTATCTGCAGCGCGGAAGATGTCGCAAACAGCATTCTTTTCCTTGCCAGTGACGAGGCGGCCCCAATAACGGGCCAGTGCATCGCCCTGGATTACGGCTCCAATTTGTAA
- a CDS encoding 6-phosphofructokinase has protein sequence MTKRIGILTSGGDCPGLNAAIRGVAKAAYERMENVEIIGVMDGFSGLINGQYRLMKQDEFSGILTLGGTILGTVRTPFKDMRKIGDDNVDKVASMVRNYESMKLDCLCTLGGNGTHKTANLLSEEGLNIIGLPKTIDNDIWGTDVTFGFHTAVDIATDVIDRIHTTAASHGRVMIVEVMGNKAGWLTLYAGIAGGADVVLIPEMPYDRGAVIEAVTKRAERGKAFSIIALAEGALRNDEAGMKRKEITKKLAGEGYRSVSDRLAHAIESATGAETRVVVPGHIQRGGSPSAYDRILATQFGVQAAELIYRKKFGCTVALQKSKLTQNPLKDVAGKTKLVAPADDMVRIAKNMGLCFGD, from the coding sequence ATGACAAAGAGAATCGGCATCTTGACAAGCGGCGGCGATTGCCCGGGCCTTAACGCGGCAATACGCGGTGTGGCAAAAGCCGCTTACGAACGTATGGAAAATGTGGAGATCATCGGTGTGATGGATGGTTTTTCCGGCCTTATCAATGGGCAGTACCGCCTGATGAAGCAGGATGAATTTTCCGGCATATTGACGCTGGGCGGTACGATCCTCGGTACAGTGCGTACGCCTTTTAAAGACATGCGCAAGATCGGCGACGATAATGTCGACAAGGTCGCAAGCATGGTCAGGAATTACGAATCCATGAAGCTGGACTGCCTATGCACCCTCGGCGGGAACGGGACGCATAAAACGGCAAACCTGCTCTCAGAAGAGGGACTCAATATCATTGGCCTGCCCAAGACCATCGATAACGACATCTGGGGGACGGATGTGACCTTTGGTTTCCACACGGCCGTGGATATCGCAACGGACGTGATCGACCGCATCCATACGACCGCCGCCAGCCATGGGCGTGTCATGATCGTGGAAGTCATGGGCAACAAGGCTGGCTGGCTCACCCTGTACGCAGGGATCGCAGGCGGTGCGGACGTAGTCCTCATTCCTGAAATGCCCTACGATCGCGGCGCAGTCATCGAGGCCGTCACCAAACGTGCCGAGCGTGGAAAAGCCTTCTCCATCATCGCGCTTGCCGAGGGCGCCCTGCGCAACGACGAAGCAGGTATGAAGCGCAAAGAGATCACCAAAAAGCTTGCAGGGGAAGGCTACCGCAGCGTTTCCGACCGTCTTGCCCATGCCATCGAATCCGCCACCGGTGCGGAAACGCGCGTCGTTGTCCCCGGCCATATCCAGCGCGGCGGAAGCCCAAGCGCTTACGACCGCATCCTTGCAACGCAGTTCGGCGTACAGGCGGCGGAGCTCATTTACCGGAAAAAATTCGGCTGCACGGTCGCGTTGCAAAAGAGTAAGCTGACCCAGAACCCGTTAAAGGACGTTGCCGGCAAGACAAAGCTTGTTGCTCCGGCCGACGATATGGTGCGCATCGCCAAAAACATGGGCCTGTGCTTTGGCGACTGA
- a CDS encoding acyl-[acyl-carrier-protein] thioesterase — translation MITKLEQDYTIRALDVDLKGVWRPSAVLTRMQEIAEDHAIAVGAGRADLVDEKGLAWMLTRLHLKMTKYPALTENIKVVTWPGKPTKLFFIRHTMFLSEAGEELGRATSLWVLFNIRERYLCRTGEIGENYPYDLAHGTALAEPTKIKMPDNMEHLARRIVMYSDTDMNGHMNNAKYADWICELFSPDTLKNDQMADLRINYIAETYMDDVVDIYCKQLENTTLVCGKRNGHTVFDAAIEWKNNIGGIRR, via the coding sequence ATGATTACAAAACTGGAACAGGATTATACGATACGCGCACTCGATGTGGATTTAAAGGGCGTATGGCGGCCGTCCGCCGTCCTGACGCGTATGCAGGAGATCGCCGAGGATCATGCGATCGCCGTAGGTGCGGGACGCGCTGACCTCGTGGACGAGAAAGGACTCGCGTGGATGCTCACGCGCCTGCACCTCAAGATGACCAAATACCCCGCCTTAACGGAAAACATCAAAGTCGTGACCTGGCCGGGCAAGCCGACCAAGCTGTTTTTTATCCGCCATACGATGTTTCTAAGCGAGGCGGGAGAAGAACTGGGACGCGCCACTTCCCTTTGGGTGCTTTTCAATATCCGTGAGCGGTATCTGTGCCGCACGGGCGAGATCGGCGAAAACTATCCCTACGACCTCGCGCACGGGACGGCCCTTGCCGAACCTACCAAGATCAAAATGCCGGACAACATGGAGCATCTTGCACGCCGCATCGTCATGTACAGCGATACGGACATGAACGGGCATATGAACAACGCCAAATATGCGGATTGGATCTGCGAGCTCTTTTCACCGGACACCCTGAAAAATGACCAGATGGCAGATTTGCGTATCAATTATATCGCGGAAACCTATATGGACGATGTCGTCGATATCTATTGCAAGCAGCTTGAAAACACCACATTGGTATGCGGCAAACGCAACGGGCACACCGTGTTTGACGCAGCCATCGAATGGAAGAACAATATTGGGGGGATCAGGAGATGA